Proteins from one Listeria weihenstephanensis genomic window:
- a CDS encoding bifunctional homocysteine S-methyltransferase/methylenetetrahydrofolate reductase, which produces MNLRRDLSEKVLIADGAMGTLLYSYGVDRSFEELNLSHPDDIVAIHRAYIEAGADIIQTNTYSANYIKLSRYGLQDDIKKINQAAVRHAKEAARGTGVYIFGTIGGINGANDARIAAPSLEEIKRSFREQLYCLLLEGVDAILLETYYDLEELKTVLKITRETTDLPIVANVSMHEPGLLQSGQTLASALQELADLGADVVGANCRLGPYHMSKALESVPLLENAYLAAYPNASLPQMDEGKVVYQTETDYFEQYSEIFRQEGVRLIGGCCGTTPDHIRALRRGLKSIKPVTSKVVHPILELAELDAAEDAGVRLTDKVKEQYTVLVELDPPRTFDTAKFFEGAQKLDAAGVDAITISDNSLATPRISNMALAAILKQEYDIRPLIHLTTRDHNLIGMHSHIMGFHKLGIQDVLAVTGDPSKVGDFPGASSVFDLRSVELVQLIKKFNDGISYTGKSLKEKARFQVAAAFNPNVLKLDKAVRLIERKVEYGADYIITQPIYDTEKAVQLKEALVDAGITVPVFVGVMPLLSSRNAEFLHNEVPGIRLTDEVRERMREADKSGTGREEGMAIAKEILDAICEHFNGVYIITPFLRYDLSIELTKYVQSKEKISEQTV; this is translated from the coding sequence ATGAATTTACGCCGCGATTTAAGTGAAAAAGTTTTAATTGCTGATGGTGCAATGGGTACGCTGCTTTATTCTTACGGAGTTGACCGTTCCTTTGAAGAGTTGAATTTATCACATCCAGATGATATTGTTGCGATCCATCGGGCTTATATCGAGGCCGGGGCGGATATTATTCAAACGAACACGTATAGCGCGAACTATATTAAGTTATCGCGATACGGATTACAAGATGATATTAAAAAAATTAATCAGGCGGCTGTGCGGCATGCAAAAGAGGCGGCGCGCGGGACTGGTGTGTATATTTTTGGTACGATTGGCGGGATTAATGGGGCAAATGATGCTCGAATTGCGGCGCCGAGTTTGGAAGAGATTAAGCGTAGTTTTCGGGAGCAATTGTATTGTCTGTTACTTGAAGGTGTGGATGCGATTTTGCTGGAGACGTATTATGATCTTGAGGAACTGAAAACGGTGTTAAAAATTACACGTGAAACGACGGACTTGCCGATTGTGGCGAATGTGTCGATGCATGAACCGGGGCTTTTGCAAAGTGGGCAAACGTTGGCATCCGCATTACAGGAATTGGCGGATTTGGGCGCGGATGTCGTTGGCGCGAATTGTCGACTTGGTCCATATCATATGTCCAAAGCGCTTGAGAGTGTGCCGTTGCTCGAAAATGCCTATTTGGCAGCTTATCCGAACGCGAGTTTACCTCAAATGGATGAGGGAAAAGTCGTTTATCAGACGGAAACGGATTATTTTGAGCAGTATAGCGAGATTTTCAGGCAGGAAGGTGTGCGTTTGATCGGTGGTTGTTGTGGAACGACGCCGGACCATATTCGGGCGCTACGACGAGGTTTGAAGTCGATTAAACCGGTGACGTCAAAAGTGGTTCATCCGATTTTGGAATTGGCGGAGTTGGATGCGGCGGAGGACGCGGGTGTGCGGCTTACGGATAAAGTGAAGGAGCAGTACACGGTGTTGGTGGAGCTTGATCCGCCGCGGACATTTGATACGGCGAAATTTTTCGAAGGGGCGCAGAAGCTTGATGCTGCGGGTGTGGATGCGATTACGATTTCGGATAATTCGCTTGCGACGCCGCGGATTAGTAACATGGCGCTGGCGGCGATTTTGAAGCAGGAGTATGATATTCGGCCGCTCATTCATTTGACGACGCGGGATCATAATTTGATCGGGATGCACTCGCATATCATGGGTTTTCATAAGTTGGGGATTCAGGATGTGCTGGCGGTGACGGGAGATCCGAGTAAAGTTGGCGATTTTCCAGGTGCGTCATCGGTGTTTGATTTACGATCGGTGGAACTTGTGCAGTTGATTAAGAAGTTCAATGATGGGATTTCCTATACCGGGAAATCGTTGAAGGAGAAGGCACGATTCCAAGTGGCGGCTGCGTTTAATCCGAACGTGCTGAAGCTAGATAAGGCGGTGCGTTTGATTGAGCGTAAAGTAGAATATGGTGCTGATTATATTATCACGCAACCGATTTATGATACGGAAAAAGCGGTACAGCTGAAAGAAGCGCTGGTTGATGCTGGGATTACGGTTCCTGTTTTTGTTGGTGTGATGCCGTTACTTTCGAGTCGGAATGCTGAGTTTCTGCACAATGAAGTTCCTGGTATTCGATTGACAGATGAAGTCAGAGAGAGAATGCGAGAAGCTGATAAGAGTGGAACAGGTCGCGAAGAAGGTATGGCGATTGCGAAGGAAATTCTCGACGCGATTTGCGAACATTTTAATGGGGTTTACATTATTACACCGTTTTTACGTTACGATTTATCGATTGAATTGACGAAGTATGTGCAGAGTAAGGAAAAAATCAGTGAGCAAACAGTATAA
- the metC gene encoding cystathionine beta-lyase, producing the protein MSEKFSFNTKVVHASLGIDEATGALNTPLHLSSTFHQPDFDNYHEFDYARSGNPTRQAVEDAIAKLENGTHGFAFATGMAAISAALLTLSQGDHFIISGDVYGGTFRLTEQILPRFGITHTFVDMGDLDAVAAAFQENTKLVYVETPSNPLMRMTDIAAVARLAKEHACYTFVDNTFLTPALQRPLDLGADLVVHSATKFIGGHSDILAGLVVTNNEELAKQVYFMQNSTGGVLGVQDCWLLLRGLKTLAVRMNVGTDSAQKLAEFLQGDDRVKEVFYPGLASHPDYDIQQKQADSAGAVLSFDLGSEEAARQFVNHAKLPVFSVSLGAVESILSYPARMSHAAIPEEERLKLGITPGLLRFSAGLEDIADVIADFEQALAYTVERSAR; encoded by the coding sequence ATGAGTGAGAAGTTTTCTTTTAATACGAAGGTTGTGCATGCGAGTCTTGGGATTGATGAGGCGACTGGTGCTCTCAATACACCGCTTCATTTGTCATCGACGTTTCACCAGCCGGATTTTGATAATTATCATGAATTTGATTATGCGAGATCGGGAAATCCGACGCGTCAGGCTGTGGAAGATGCGATTGCAAAATTGGAAAATGGGACGCATGGTTTTGCGTTTGCGACTGGGATGGCAGCCATTTCTGCAGCATTGTTGACGTTGTCGCAAGGGGATCATTTTATTATTTCTGGAGATGTGTATGGCGGTACGTTTCGGCTGACGGAGCAAATTTTGCCGCGGTTTGGGATTACGCATACGTTTGTGGATATGGGTGATTTGGATGCGGTGGCAGCGGCTTTTCAGGAGAATACGAAGTTGGTTTATGTGGAGACGCCGTCGAATCCATTGATGCGTATGACGGATATTGCGGCGGTGGCGCGACTTGCGAAGGAGCATGCTTGTTATACGTTTGTGGATAATACGTTTTTGACGCCGGCTTTGCAACGACCGCTTGATTTGGGTGCGGATCTGGTCGTGCATAGTGCGACGAAATTTATCGGTGGGCATAGTGATATTCTGGCGGGGCTTGTGGTGACGAATAACGAGGAACTCGCGAAACAGGTTTACTTTATGCAAAATTCGACGGGTGGCGTGCTCGGTGTTCAGGATTGCTGGTTGTTATTGCGCGGACTTAAGACGCTTGCTGTGCGGATGAATGTAGGCACAGATTCAGCGCAAAAACTGGCGGAATTTTTGCAAGGCGATGATCGGGTGAAAGAGGTTTTTTATCCTGGTTTGGCTAGCCATCCGGATTATGATATTCAGCAGAAACAGGCGGATTCGGCGGGCGCGGTTTTGTCATTTGACCTCGGTAGCGAAGAGGCAGCGCGCCAGTTTGTGAATCATGCGAAATTGCCAGTATTTTCGGTGAGTTTGGGCGCGGTAGAGAGCATTTTATCGTACCCTGCGCGGATGTCGCATGCGGCGATTCCAGAAGAAGAACGGTTGAAACTTGGTATTACGCCAGGATTATTACGCTTTTCGGCGGGGCTTGAGGATATTGCGGATGTTATCGCGGACTTCGAACAAGCGCTTGCTTATACAGTGGAAAGGAGTGCTCGGTGA
- a CDS encoding aminotransferase class I/II-fold pyridoxal phosphate-dependent enzyme, whose product MTKLKKETIVAQIGNRKSGATGAVNMPIYLSTAYRHEDLGVSTGYDYTRTGNPTREVLEEALATLENGTAGFATSSGMSAIQLIFTLFASGDHIISSRDLYGGTYRYFELIAKKYKIDFSYWESTDLADLEGLLTPATKAVFIETPTNPLMVETDLAAVVAFAKKHDLLVIVDNTFLTPILQQPLDLGADIVFHSATKYLGGHNDVLAGAVIVKDEELAVQLRDFHNSIGAVLSPFDSWLLMRGLKTLVLRVEQHQKNARKVAEFLEGHEAVTKVLYPGKGGMVSFLIKDAALVSPLLRSLELFTFAESLGGVESLITYPVTQTHADVPRELRESYGLTDELLRISVGIENSDDLIADLDQAFAAVLKEGVGVHE is encoded by the coding sequence ATGACAAAGTTAAAAAAAGAAACAATTGTAGCGCAAATTGGAAATCGGAAAAGTGGAGCGACTGGTGCTGTAAACATGCCGATTTATTTGTCGACTGCATACCGTCATGAAGATCTTGGTGTTTCAACGGGGTATGATTATACGAGAACGGGAAATCCGACGCGTGAGGTTTTGGAAGAGGCGCTGGCGACATTGGAAAATGGGACGGCTGGTTTTGCGACGAGTTCGGGTATGAGTGCGATTCAGCTTATTTTCACATTGTTTGCGAGTGGTGATCATATTATTTCTTCACGGGATTTATATGGCGGTACATATCGTTATTTTGAATTGATTGCGAAAAAGTATAAAATTGATTTTTCTTATTGGGAGTCAACGGATTTGGCTGATTTGGAAGGGTTGCTGACGCCTGCGACAAAGGCTGTGTTTATTGAGACGCCGACGAATCCTTTGATGGTGGAGACGGATCTCGCGGCGGTTGTAGCTTTTGCGAAAAAGCATGATTTGTTAGTGATTGTGGATAATACGTTTTTGACGCCGATTTTGCAGCAACCGCTGGATTTGGGTGCGGATATCGTTTTTCATAGTGCGACGAAGTATCTTGGTGGGCATAATGATGTGCTTGCGGGTGCGGTGATTGTGAAGGACGAGGAATTGGCTGTGCAATTGCGTGATTTCCATAATTCGATTGGTGCGGTGCTTTCGCCGTTTGATAGTTGGTTGTTAATGCGAGGATTGAAGACGCTTGTTTTGCGGGTGGAGCAGCATCAGAAAAATGCGCGAAAAGTGGCGGAATTTTTGGAAGGACACGAGGCTGTGACAAAGGTGCTTTATCCTGGAAAGGGCGGCATGGTGAGTTTCTTGATTAAGGATGCTGCGCTTGTTTCGCCGTTGTTGCGGAGTTTGGAGTTATTTACGTTTGCGGAGAGTTTGGGCGGCGTGGAGAGTTTGATTACGTATCCGGTGACGCAGACGCATGCGGATGTGCCACGCGAACTTCGGGAATCTTATGGGCTGACGGATGAGTTGTTGCGAATTTCGGTTGGGATTGAAAATAGCGATGATTTAATTGCGGATTTGGATCAGGCTTTTGCGGCTGTTTTGAAAGAGGGGGTGGGCGTGCATGAGTGA
- the metE gene encoding 5-methyltetrahydropteroyltriglutamate--homocysteine S-methyltransferase — translation MAKVQSSNLGYPRLGEKREWKKALENYWNHKISEEQLLSETKELRLHALKKQQDKGIDLIPVGDFSFYDHILDTSITFGIVPKRFNYEAGKVDLDTYFEVARGNDGAVASEMTKWFNTNYHYIVPELVDAKPQLTENRALFYYEEAKRELGIDGKPVLVGPITYLKLAKGNDDFKGLLSQLVPLYGQVLKELQDAGAKWVQIDEPYLATSFDKEELAVFEAVYASLKAVAPSLKIELQTYFESLDYFEDVVKLPVDAIGVDFVHDHGESIEALEKFGFPEDKILAAGVIDGRNVWRADLDAKLELLERIAKVVPKDRLIVQPSSSLLHVPVTKASEPDLDEVLLGGLSFADEKLLELVALTKALNDGDVTAEFADAKAALDAINGSHHRNNAEVQEAIRNLENVEVKRDLPFAERIKLQHAWLQLPLLPTTTIGSFPQSPEVRKKRSDWLKKVITDAEYEKFIETETERWIRIQEDLDLDVLVHGEFERTDMVEYFGQKLDGFQATKFGWVQSYGSRAVRPPLVYGDVAFTEAITVKESVYAQSLTDRPVKGMLTAPVTIINWSFVRDDVPDYVVANQVGLALRKEVEALEEAGIRVIQVDEPALREGLPLKRSRWQKYLDDAVYSFKLTTTSVKNDTQIHTHMCYAEFEDIIDTISALDADVISIETSRSHGEIIETFEKVGYDKEIGLGVYDIHSPRVPTTGEIQENIRRALKVIDARQFWVNPDCGLKTRKEKETIEALRDMVNATKEIREAYKVIK, via the coding sequence ATGGCAAAAGTTCAAAGTTCAAATTTAGGGTATCCGCGTTTAGGTGAGAAACGGGAGTGGAAGAAGGCGCTTGAGAATTATTGGAATCATAAGATTTCTGAAGAGCAATTACTTTCTGAAACTAAAGAATTGCGTTTACATGCTTTGAAGAAACAGCAGGACAAAGGGATTGATTTGATTCCTGTCGGGGACTTTTCTTTTTATGATCACATTTTAGATACGAGTATTACGTTTGGGATTGTGCCAAAACGATTCAATTATGAGGCTGGGAAAGTGGATCTTGATACATATTTCGAGGTTGCGCGGGGGAATGATGGTGCGGTTGCTTCGGAGATGACGAAGTGGTTTAATACGAATTATCATTATATTGTGCCGGAACTTGTGGATGCGAAGCCGCAATTGACGGAAAATCGGGCGTTGTTTTATTATGAGGAAGCAAAACGAGAACTAGGGATTGATGGTAAGCCGGTGCTTGTTGGACCGATTACTTACTTGAAATTGGCGAAGGGGAATGATGATTTTAAGGGGTTGTTAAGTCAGTTAGTTCCGCTTTATGGTCAGGTTTTGAAGGAGTTGCAGGATGCTGGTGCGAAGTGGGTACAGATTGATGAGCCTTACTTAGCCACTAGTTTTGATAAGGAGGAGTTAGCGGTTTTTGAGGCGGTTTATGCTTCGCTTAAGGCAGTTGCTCCTAGTTTGAAGATTGAATTGCAAACCTATTTCGAAAGTCTTGATTATTTCGAAGATGTTGTGAAACTGCCGGTAGACGCGATTGGTGTGGATTTTGTGCATGACCATGGGGAATCGATTGAAGCGCTTGAGAAATTTGGATTTCCTGAGGATAAAATTTTGGCGGCTGGGGTGATTGATGGACGGAATGTGTGGCGTGCGGATTTGGATGCGAAATTGGAATTGCTTGAGCGAATTGCAAAAGTGGTGCCGAAAGATCGCTTAATCGTACAGCCTTCGAGTTCTTTGTTGCATGTGCCGGTGACGAAAGCCAGTGAGCCAGACTTAGATGAGGTATTGCTTGGTGGGTTATCGTTTGCGGATGAGAAATTACTGGAATTAGTGGCGCTGACGAAGGCGTTGAATGATGGGGATGTGACGGCGGAATTTGCGGATGCGAAAGCGGCATTGGATGCAATTAATGGATCGCATCACCGAAATAATGCGGAGGTTCAGGAAGCGATTCGCAATTTGGAAAATGTGGAAGTGAAGCGTGATTTACCATTTGCGGAGCGGATTAAGTTGCAACACGCGTGGTTGCAGTTGCCGTTATTGCCAACGACGACGATTGGTAGTTTTCCGCAGTCGCCTGAGGTTCGGAAAAAACGTTCGGACTGGTTGAAAAAAGTGATTACGGATGCGGAATATGAGAAATTTATTGAGACGGAGACGGAGCGTTGGATTCGAATTCAAGAGGATTTGGACTTGGATGTGTTGGTGCATGGTGAGTTTGAAAGAACGGATATGGTCGAGTATTTTGGTCAGAAGTTGGATGGTTTCCAGGCGACGAAATTTGGTTGGGTGCAGTCTTATGGATCGCGCGCGGTGCGTCCGCCATTGGTTTACGGGGATGTGGCGTTTACGGAAGCCATTACGGTGAAGGAAAGTGTTTATGCGCAGTCGTTAACGGATCGTCCTGTGAAGGGAATGTTGACGGCACCGGTGACAATTATCAACTGGTCGTTTGTGCGTGATGATGTGCCGGATTATGTGGTTGCTAATCAAGTTGGTTTGGCGCTACGTAAAGAGGTGGAGGCGCTTGAGGAGGCTGGAATTCGCGTGATTCAGGTAGATGAGCCGGCGCTACGTGAAGGGTTGCCATTGAAGCGTTCAAGATGGCAGAAATACTTGGATGATGCGGTTTATTCGTTCAAATTAACAACGACTTCGGTTAAAAATGATACGCAGATTCATACGCATATGTGTTATGCGGAGTTTGAGGATATTATCGATACGATTAGCGCGCTGGATGCGGATGTTATCTCGATTGAGACGTCTCGCAGTCATGGTGAAATTATTGAAACGTTTGAGAAGGTTGGGTATGATAAGGAAATCGGATTGGGTGTATATGATATTCATAGTCCGCGTGTTCCGACGACCGGTGAGATTCAAGAAAATATCCGCCGAGCGTTAAAAGTGATTGATGCGCGCCAATTCTGGGTGAATCCGGATTGTGGTTTAAAAACGCGTAAAGAGAAGGAAACGATTGAGGCGCTTCGCGATATGGTGAATGCGACGAAAGAGATTCGTGAAGCGTATAAAGTGATAAAATAA
- a CDS encoding ISL3 family transposase has protein sequence MPDHFIIQLIGLENKNIQLLDYSIENHICHIHIQLKRKKHACPSCKTRTDRIKDYRTHTFQHLKVAEKRVYVHYRKRRYACSCGKSFDEKNQGLVARYQRFSTLWHQAALFHSISAPSFTYTAKTFGTTAPKIMRLFDARTEAFSTPPVSLPKVIAIDEFKGDTDKGKFQLIIADPMTRRPIDILENRRAKTIQRYLRERGHQVEMVIMDLSSTFKNAVQQALDKPVIIADSFHFSRYIYWALNKVRVRVQQRFSEKDRKHGKRIQKLLFKRSHKLDTAQKSIIRRYLSLHPDLQTAYTIKEAYQAWFDANKAQERHDVRQSLHDFYQLVQDKQLPEFIKAIGTFRRWETEIINAFIYPHLSNGFVEGINNRTKVIKRTSYGYQNFSRFRAKILAQHFIKDFDISVG, from the coding sequence ATGCCAGACCATTTTATCATACAACTCATCGGTTTAGAAAATAAAAACATCCAACTTCTTGATTATTCGATTGAAAATCATATCTGCCACATTCATATCCAACTAAAACGAAAAAAACATGCCTGCCCCTCTTGTAAAACACGGACAGATCGCATTAAAGACTATCGTACGCACACTTTCCAACATCTAAAAGTCGCAGAAAAACGTGTCTATGTGCACTATCGAAAACGCAGATATGCTTGTTCCTGCGGAAAATCATTTGATGAAAAAAATCAAGGACTTGTGGCACGCTATCAGCGTTTTTCAACGCTTTGGCACCAAGCGGCCCTTTTTCATAGTATTTCCGCTCCGTCCTTTACTTATACTGCTAAAACATTTGGGACCACCGCACCTAAAATTATGCGTCTATTCGACGCGCGTACAGAAGCCTTTTCCACGCCTCCCGTCTCTCTTCCTAAGGTCATCGCTATCGATGAGTTCAAGGGAGATACCGACAAAGGCAAATTTCAACTCATTATCGCTGATCCCATGACTCGTCGCCCCATTGATATCTTAGAAAACCGTCGCGCCAAAACCATTCAACGTTATTTAAGAGAACGCGGGCATCAGGTAGAGATGGTTATCATGGATTTGAGTTCGACCTTCAAAAACGCCGTGCAACAAGCCCTTGACAAACCAGTTATTATTGCCGATTCTTTCCACTTCTCTCGCTACATCTATTGGGCGCTGAATAAAGTCCGCGTTCGTGTCCAACAACGTTTTTCAGAAAAAGATCGAAAACACGGGAAACGGATACAAAAACTCCTTTTCAAGCGATCTCATAAGCTGGACACAGCGCAAAAAAGCATCATTCGCCGTTACTTAAGCTTGCACCCTGATCTACAAACCGCCTACACCATCAAGGAAGCCTATCAGGCTTGGTTTGATGCCAATAAAGCACAAGAACGCCACGACGTTCGTCAATCCTTACACGATTTCTATCAACTCGTACAAGACAAACAGCTTCCAGAATTCATAAAAGCTATCGGTACTTTCCGACGCTGGGAAACAGAAATCATCAATGCCTTCATTTACCCACATCTGTCCAATGGTTTCGTAGAAGGAATTAACAACCGAACCAAAGTTATCAAGCGCACTTCTTATGGCTATCAAAACTTTTCACGATTCCGTGCCAAAATACTTGCCCAGCATTTTATCAAAGATTTTGACATTTCTGTAGGTTAA
- the perR gene encoding peroxide-responsive transcriptional repressor PerR, with amino-acid sequence MTVSNSHLREAIDVLKKTGVRITPQRHAILEFLINADTHPTADEIYRALEGNFPNMSVATVYNNLRVFREAGLIKELPYGDSSSRFDFSTSEHYHAICNECGKIVDFHYPGLDEVEHFAASVTGYEVNKHRLEVYGTCPECQEKAKSNT; translated from the coding sequence ATGACGGTGTCTAATTCTCATTTACGAGAAGCAATAGATGTCTTGAAAAAAACTGGAGTCAGAATAACTCCTCAACGTCATGCTATACTTGAATTCTTAATTAATGCCGATACCCATCCTACCGCCGACGAGATTTACAGAGCGCTTGAAGGGAACTTCCCCAATATGAGTGTAGCTACAGTCTACAATAATCTACGCGTATTCCGAGAAGCAGGACTAATTAAAGAATTACCATATGGCGATTCATCTAGCCGATTTGATTTTTCTACATCCGAACATTACCATGCGATTTGCAACGAATGTGGTAAAATTGTAGATTTTCATTATCCAGGTTTAGATGAAGTGGAACATTTTGCTGCTAGTGTTACAGGATACGAAGTGAATAAACATAGATTAGAAGTCTATGGAACTTGTCCAGAGTGTCAAGAAAAAGCAAAATCAAACACTTGA
- a CDS encoding D-2-hydroxyacid dehydrogenase, whose product MNILFTMAIPTDLKQKQEQQFPEHTYNYIEDIALYENLAEIDCIVSYGSDITEAVLEKAKGLRWLMVFSAGVEELPHAKLQEKNIIVTNVRGIHAIPMAEFTMAYMLSHVKKLSDFASNQAKSIWDRSIETFELAEQTVIVVGTGAIGSQISHLAQVFQMNVIGVNTSGKPSKAFDKAIAIENLKDILPDADFVVSVLPETKGTINLYQRAHFEAMKKTAAFINIGRGSAVSEEVLQEVAKQQLIDHLYLDVTPIEPLPSDHALWTFPNVTITPHVSALSPKYLYRSFEIWLENMEKFQKKEPLLNTINLKRGY is encoded by the coding sequence TTGAATATTCTTTTTACAATGGCAATTCCAACTGATTTAAAACAAAAACAAGAGCAACAATTCCCCGAACATACTTACAATTACATAGAAGATATAGCACTATACGAAAATTTAGCGGAAATAGATTGCATCGTGTCCTACGGTTCAGACATAACAGAAGCAGTTCTCGAAAAAGCAAAAGGATTGCGCTGGCTCATGGTATTTTCAGCGGGCGTAGAAGAACTTCCTCACGCAAAACTTCAAGAAAAAAATATCATAGTCACCAATGTTCGCGGTATTCACGCGATCCCGATGGCCGAATTCACAATGGCGTACATGTTATCTCACGTGAAAAAGCTATCCGATTTTGCCTCGAATCAAGCGAAATCAATCTGGGACCGGTCCATAGAGACGTTTGAATTAGCCGAACAAACAGTCATCGTCGTTGGAACAGGTGCTATCGGAAGCCAAATATCTCATTTAGCCCAAGTCTTCCAAATGAACGTTATCGGTGTCAACACGAGTGGTAAACCTTCCAAAGCCTTCGATAAAGCAATTGCAATTGAAAACCTAAAGGACATTCTACCCGATGCTGATTTTGTAGTATCCGTTTTGCCCGAGACCAAGGGAACGATAAATCTATATCAACGAGCTCATTTTGAGGCTATGAAAAAAACAGCAGCATTTATTAATATAGGTCGCGGATCCGCTGTTTCAGAAGAAGTCTTGCAAGAAGTAGCCAAGCAGCAACTCATTGATCACCTGTATCTAGATGTAACTCCAATAGAACCATTACCAAGCGATCATGCCCTGTGGACTTTCCCAAACGTAACGATTACCCCACACGTATCAGCACTTTCACCGAAGTATCTCTATAGAAGTTTCGAGATCTGGCTAGAAAATATGGAAAAATTTCAAAAGAAAGAACCATTATTAAATACAATTAATTTAAAAAGAGGGTACTAA
- a CDS encoding glutamate-1-semialdehyde 2,1-aminomutase: protein MKHSESEKLHTQALDCIVGGVNSPSRSYKGVGGGVPVAMERANGAYFWDVDGNKYIDYLAAYGPIITGHAHPHITKAITHAAETGILYGTPTRHEVTFANMLREAIPSLEKVRFTNSGTEAVMTTIRVARAFTGRDKVIKFAGSYHGHFDLVLVEAGSGPSTLGTPDSAGVTTATAKEVITVPFNDITSFKEALRVWGDQVAAVLVEPIIGNFGIVGPVPGFLEEVNTLTHDAGALVIYDEVITAFRFMYGGAQNLLHVTPDLTALGKIIGGGLPIGAYGGRIDIMEKVAPLGPAYQAGTMAGNPASIQAGIACLEVLQEDGIYDRFDKFGASLKKGILDAAEKHHITITINQIKGALTVYFTDQEIVTYADAQATDGEQFGQFFKLMLKEGIMLAPSKYEAWFITTAHTQADIDETIAAVERVFAKMTA from the coding sequence ATGAAACATTCTGAGTCAGAAAAATTACATACACAGGCGCTGGACTGTATTGTTGGTGGTGTGAATAGTCCTTCTCGTTCTTATAAAGGAGTTGGCGGTGGCGTCCCTGTTGCGATGGAACGTGCAAATGGTGCTTATTTTTGGGATGTGGACGGTAATAAATATATTGATTATTTGGCGGCTTACGGTCCGATCATTACGGGGCACGCACATCCGCATATTACAAAAGCTATTACACATGCGGCGGAAACTGGTATCTTATATGGAACACCTACACGCCATGAGGTTACGTTTGCGAACATGTTGAGAGAGGCTATTCCTTCCTTAGAGAAAGTTCGCTTTACCAATTCGGGAACAGAGGCTGTGATGACGACGATCCGGGTTGCTCGTGCTTTCACAGGTCGTGATAAAGTAATTAAATTTGCTGGTTCGTATCACGGGCATTTTGACTTGGTGTTGGTCGAGGCTGGTTCTGGACCTTCTACACTCGGTACGCCTGATTCGGCTGGGGTTACGACGGCGACTGCAAAAGAGGTAATCACGGTTCCTTTTAATGACATCACGAGTTTTAAAGAAGCTTTGCGCGTTTGGGGAGACCAAGTTGCGGCCGTTTTAGTCGAGCCGATTATTGGGAATTTCGGAATTGTTGGGCCGGTTCCTGGCTTTTTAGAAGAAGTTAATACATTAACGCACGATGCTGGTGCGCTCGTTATTTACGATGAAGTGATTACCGCGTTTCGTTTCATGTATGGTGGCGCGCAAAATTTGCTGCATGTAACACCTGATTTGACTGCCCTTGGAAAAATTATTGGTGGTGGTTTACCGATTGGCGCTTATGGTGGGCGAATCGATATTATGGAAAAAGTGGCACCGCTTGGCCCAGCATATCAAGCAGGAACGATGGCGGGAAATCCAGCTTCTATTCAGGCGGGAATTGCATGTTTGGAAGTTTTGCAGGAAGATGGGATATATGATCGCTTTGACAAATTCGGAGCTTCTCTGAAAAAAGGGATTTTAGATGCTGCGGAAAAACATCATATAACGATTACGATCAACCAGATTAAAGGCGCGCTTACTGTGTACTTCACGGATCAAGAAATTGTGACATATGCTGATGCGCAAGCGACAGATGGTGAGCAATTTGGCCAATTCTTTAAGTTGATGTTGAAAGAAGGAATTATGCTTGCTCCCTCCAAATATGAAGCTTGGTTCATTACTACAGCTCATACGCAGGCGGATATCGACGAAACAATCGCTGCTGTGGAACGCGTTTTTGCAAAAATGACGGCTTAA